The Pseudomonas sp. IAC-BECa141 genome contains the following window.
TTGCGGCACGGCGAGGAACGAGCGAAGTCGCAAAAGTTGAGGATCAGCGTGCCGTAGATCGCCAGCCACAAGGCACCGCCGGCAAAAATGTTGCGCCACATCTCGCCGCCGGTCAGTGGCTCGCGGATTGACCAGGCGATGGTCGCGTTGGCCTGGGTGTACATCCACGCGGCGAGGCAGGCGACGGTCAGCAGAATCACCGGCCCGGCGAAGGCTTCGTAGCGGCGGACCATTTCCATGCCGTAGGCGAGGATCGCCAATTGCACGAACCAGATCGCCACGAAACACACCCACCCCAGGCTCGACAGGCCGAGGATCGAGTTGTGGTCGTAATCGGCGAATCCGGGATGGATCGCCGTGAGCAACACGCGAAATACCACCGACGCCAGGTACGTCTGGATCCCGAACCAGGCGATGGCGATCACCGCCCGGATCAATGCAGGAATCTGCGCCCCGTGAATGCCGAAACTGATCCGGCTGATCACCGGAAACGGCACGCCGGTTTTCTGCCCCATGTAACCGGACAGGTTCATGAAGAAGTACACCAGCGCCGCGCCGATCCCCAGCGACAGCAGAATCTGCCAGCCGCCCAGCCCCAGGGCGTACAGACCGATGGCAAACGAGTAGTTGGCGATGTTGTGCACATCGTTGGTCCACAGGGCGAAGATGCTGTATTTGCCCCAGCGCCGTCCTTCGACCCTGGTCGGTGCGAGGTCACTGTTGTGCAGACGCGGGCTCAGTTGCAGCGGTTCGGTGATGCCGTCACCGGGCGCGCTGTGGTCGAGGGTGGAAGAGGCGGGCAGATTCAGCGCGATGTTGTTGTTGGAGAGACTCGTACGCATTCCGGCAGGCTCCTGATGTTCAGGCGGCGATGACTGTGCATGAGCGCTCGGGCTCGGCAGATCTTCGTCGCAGCGCTGGAACATCACTGGTTACGGGGCATCTGCAGCCTGTACGGGATAGGGCGCTTCAGGCTTGCGGATCGAAAGTGTGGGTTCATGTTTTGCGGTTTTGTATACAAAACATGTATGCACTAAAGCCAGATCTGTGCCAGTCCGCGATCTATGAAAAAGACCGCTGATTTCGAAAAGTTATTGAAGAGCGCCAAGTCGTTGAAATACGGGCGATATAAATTGACCGTTCGAACAGGTATTTATTTTTCGAAAGGAATTTTTGCGAGCGTCTGGAGGGAGTGCTTCTGGAGCTTGATGTAACTTTTCAGGGCGCAGAAACGAAAAGTGCACACATAAATGGCACCGATGGTGACATTCGTGTGTACACATTTTTCAAGGCGGGTAGAGAACACTGTGGGAGCTGATTGGCTCCCACAGTCGCATCATCGGGGCTGGGGATTTACCCCTTGCTGATGATATTCCCGGCATGCAACCCGCATTCCTTCTGGGTCGCTTCTTCCCACCACCAGCGACCCTCTCGCTCGTGCTGGTTCGGCAGGACAGGGCGGGTGCACGGTTCGCAGCCGATGCTGATGAAACCGCGCTCATGCAGACTGTTGTACGGCAGCTCCAGCATGCGGATGTAGCCCCAGATTTCCTCACTGGTCATCTGTGCAAGCGGGTTGAATTTGTACAAGGTGCGCTCCGGGGTGGAGAACGCTGTATCGATTTCCATCACCGCAACAGCGCTGCGGGTCCCGGGGCTCTGGTCGCGGCGCTGGCCGGTGGCCCAGGCTTTGACGCCGGACAGTTTGCGGCGCAGCGGCTCGATCTTGCGGATCCCGCAGCATTCGCCATGGCCGTCCTTGTAGAAACTGAACAGGCCTTTTTCCTTCACGAACGGTTCAAGTTTCGTGTAGTCCGGCGAGATCAGTTCGATGTCGATCTTGTAGTGCTCGCGCACCTGATCGATGAAGCGGTAGGTCTCCGGATGCAGGCGGCCGGTGTCGAGACTGAACACTTTGACGTTCTTGTTCAGCTTCCAGGCCATGTCCACCAGCACCACATCCTCGGCGCCGCTGAAAGATATCCACAGGTCATCGCCGAACTCGGCGAACGCGAGTTTGAGGATGTCCTGCGCGGATTTGTTGGCATAGGTCGTGGCGAGTTCCACGACGTCGAACGTTGGGCTCATCAGGGCGGCTTCCTACAGGTCGGTGGCGCTGGGCGCTCTATATGGCGGCGATGGTAACAAAAAGCAACGTCCGCCGGGGTAGCCTCTGCGTTGCGCGCTCCAGGTCGAGCCGCTAGAGTTCGGGCTCGCTCGACTCAATAAACATTACAAACGGGAGTGTCTTGTGGAAATCGCCTGTCTTGATCTTGAAGGGGTGCTGGTGCCGGAAATCTGGATCGCCTTCGCCGAAAAAACCGGAATCGAATCGCTCAAGGCCACCACCCGGGACATTCCCGACTACGACGTGCTGATGAAGCAGCGCCTGCGCATCCTCGACGAGCATGGCCTGAAACTTTCGGACATTCAGGAAGTGATCGCCACCCTCAAGCCACTGGACGGCGCTGCGGAGTTCGTCAACTGGCTGCGCGAGCGGTTTCAGGTGGTGATTCTGTCGGACACCTTCTATGAGTTTTCCCAGCCGCTGATGCGTCAGCTGGGCTTTCCGACCTTGCTCTGTCACCGACTGATTACCGATGACACCGGGCGGGTGACGAGCTACCAGTTGCGTCAGAAAGATCCGAAGCGTCAGTCGGTTCTGGCCTTCAAGAGCCTGTATTACCGTGTAATTGCGGCGGGGGATTCCTATAACGACACCAGCATGCTGGGCGAAGCGGATGCGGGGATTCTGTTCCATGCGCCGGATAACGTGATTCGCGAGTTTCCGCAGTTTCCGGCGGTGCATACGTTTGCCGAGTTGAAGCAGGAATTCCTCAAGGCTTCGAACCGCGACCTGACTTTGTAGCAACCACATGATCGTTCCCACGCTCTGCGTGGGAATGCCTCAATGGACGCTCTGCGTCCGCTTTGGGACGCAGAGCGTCCCGGGCTGCATTCCCACGCGGAGCGTGGGAACGATCACCGCAGTCGCCGCGACACGGGAACGATCAAGCGTCCTGGTCAGAGGTTCTGCAGGGTTTCGAGCAGCACTCTGACCTTGGTGATCGACTCCTGATACTCCGCCTGCCAGTCCGAATCGGCGACGATCCCGCCGCCGCCCCAGCAGCACACCTGTCCATCCTTTACCAGCAGACTGCGAATGGCGATGGAGCTGTCCATCTCGCCGCGCACGTCCAGGTACAGCAACGAACCGCAATACAAACCGCGTCGGGTCGGCTCCAGTTCGTCGATGATCTGCATCGCACGGATCTTCGGTGCGCCGGTGATCGAGCCGCCGGGGAAGCTGCCGGCGATCAGGTCAAGAGCGTCGCGATCTTCCGCCAGCTCACCGGTCACGCTGCTGACCAGGTGATGCACGTTCGGATAACTTTCCAGGCTGAACAACTCCGGCACCCGCACCGAGCCGATGCGGCAAGTGCGGCCCAGGTCGTTGCGCAGCAGGTCGACGATCATCAGGTTTTCCGCGCGATCCTTCGGGCTGGCCAGCAGTTCGGCAGCGTTCGCCGCGTCTTCGGCCGGGGTCGCGCCACGGGGGCGGGTGCCCTTGATCGGGCGGGTTTCCACCTGACGCTGGCTGACTTTAACGAAGCGCTCGGGCGACAGGCTCAACACCGCATTGCCGTCGGGCAGGCTCTGAAATCCTGAAAACGGTGTCGGGCAGGCTTCGCGCAATTTGCAGTAGGCCAGCCATGGATCGCCCTGGCACGGTGCGCGGAAACGTTGAGCGAAGTTGACCTGATAGCAGTCGCCGGCCTGGATGTAATGCTGGATGCGCTCGAATGCCTGACGGTATTCATCGGCCGAAAGATCGGCTGCCATCGGGTTGTTGAGCTTGAACGGGGTCAGAGCGGTGCTTGCCGGTTGGCTGAATACATCGATCAGCCGCTGTTTCTCGCTGGCGCTGACAGAGGGGTGAAACACCAATTGGCTGGTGGCCGATTGGTGATCGCTGATCAAGGCCCAGTCGTACAGACCAAAACGTGCATCGGGCAGTTGCAGGTCATCCCGGGCCTGGCTCGGCAGGTTTTCCAGATGCCGACCGAAGTCGTAGCTCAGGTAACCGATCAGGCCGCCAGCGAAGGGCAATTCGTACCCGTCGGGCAATTGCGCTTCGCCCAATCGGGTCAGATTGTCCCGCAGACGTTGCAGGAAATGGTCGCCGCGCTCGTCCGGCAAAACCGCCAGCTGTTCCAGCGGCCAGGCACTGAGCAGGTCATAACGGCCACGGTCGGCACTCGGCCGGCCACTGTCGAGCAGCACGGCGCCGGGCGCGTGGCGGACGGCCGCGAAATAGTCGGCGGGGTTGGCGCGGTAGGGCAGCGGGTGTACGGAACAGGTCAACATGGGCGGGGCAGATCGGCCATCGAGGCGGGGAGGGGATTGTAGTCCCCTCCGGGAATGGCTCCTAGAGGGGATGTCGTGGATTGGCAGATTGGCGGCAGGTATCGCGCTCGATCGCTTGATCGTTCCCACGCTCTGCGTGGGAATGCATCCCGTGACGCTCCGCGTCACCATGGACGCGGAGCGTCCATGGTGGCGTTACCACGCGGAGCGTGGGAACGATCATGAACGATGTCAGCCTTCGACCGCCGGAACATGCCCAAACAACTCCTGAGCAAACGCCACGCGCTCTTCAACCGACTCCGTCACCCCGCGCGCCTTGAGCTCTTCCAGATGCGCTTCCACCGCATGGGTGCGTAACGTCAGGCCGCAATCATTGGCAATCTGAATGTTCAGCCCCGGCCGCGCATTCAGCTCCAGAATCAGCGGGCCTTTTTCCTGATCCAGCACCATGTCCACGCCGATGTAACCCAGGCCACACAGCTCATAGCAACCGGCCGCGAGCTTCATGAAACCGTCCCAGTAGGGCAGTTGCACGCTGTCCACCGCGTTGGTGGTGTCCGGGTGTTTGGTGATGATGTTGTTCAGCCACGTACCGCGCAGGGTCAGGCCGGTAGCCAGGTCGACGCCGACGCCGATGGCGCCCTGGTGCAGGTTGGCCTTGCCGCCGGATTGACGGGTCGGCAGGCGCAGCATCGCCATCACCGGGTAACCCATCAGCACGATGATGCGGATGTCCGGCACGCCTTCGTAGCTGATGCTTTTGAAGATCTGGTCCGGGGTCACCCGATATTCGATCAGCGCCCGATCGCGATGGCCGCCCAGCGAATACAGACCGGTGAGGATGCTGGAGATATGATGCTCCAGCTCTTCATGGGCAATGATCTTGCCCGACACCGTGCGATAGCGGCCCTCGAAACGGTCGGCGACCACGATGATGCCGTCACCGCCGGCACCCTGGGCCGGCTTGATCACGAAGTCGTTGCGCCCGCCGATGATCTCGCCGAGCTTGTCGATTTCCTTCTCCGTGGAAATCACGCCATACAGTTCCGGCACGTGAATGCCGGCCTTGATTGCGCGTTCCTTGGTGATGATCTTGTCATCGACGATCGGGTACAGGCTGCGCTTGTTGTACTTGAGCACGTAGTCGGCGTTACGCCGATTGATGCCCATGATGCCCCGGGCTTCCAGGGCCTTCCAGGTCTTCCAGAAACCGAACATCAGCCGTCAGCCTTCTTCAGGAATGCCTTGAAACGCACCAGCTCGGTCAGGCGATAACCGCGGTAGCGACCCATGGCCAGCATGAAGCCCACCAGAATCAGCAGGATCGCCGGGAAGGTGAATACGAAGTACACCAGTTCCGGAACAGTCATGATCAGGTGCGCCAGGGACGCCGCGAAAAGCGTGCCGATCGCCACTTTCATGGCATGGCTGGCGCCGCGTTCTTCCCAGGTGATCGACAGGCGCTCGATGGTCATGGTCAGAATCACCATCGGGAACAGCGCTACCGACAGACCGCGCTCGAGTCCGAGCTTGTGACTGAACAGGCTGATCGCCGCAATCAGCACCACCACGAAGGTCAGCACCACCGACAGGCGCGGCAGCATTTGCAGCTTCAAATGTTCCAGATACGAACGCAGTGACAAACCAAGCGCGGTGATCACGGTAAACAGCAGGATGCCGAAGCCCAACTGCGTCTCGCGGAAGGCCAGGGCGATCAGCACCGGCGTGAACGTGCCGAGGGTCTGCAGGCCGATCAGGTTGCGCAGGATCAGGATCACCAGCACGCCGATCGGGATCATCACCATGATCATGAAGGTCTGCTGGGTTTGCAGCGGCAGGCCGTACAGCGAGTATTCAAGGAAGTTGGCGTCGGTGTTTTCGTCGGTCAGCTTGGCCAGACGAATCGCGTTCATCTCGCTGTTGTTCAGGCTGAAGGTCACGTTGGCTTTCTTGCCGCCGTCGACGGTGATCAGGTTTTCATCACCGCTCCACCACAGCAGCCGGTCAGTCGGCAGGCCTTGCTCGCCGGTTTCCGGGTTGAAGTACAGCCAGTCGGTGCCGTTGAAGCTGCGCAGCCACAGTTCAGGGGTTTGCGGTTGATCGGCGACGAGGCGGATGGTGTGGACTTTTTCCACCGGCACGTGGGCGATGGACAGCAGCAGTTCGACGATTTTGGCTTTGTGCGGCGTCGACGGATCGCCGGCCAGCAGCAGTTTCACGTTGTCGTCGTTGACGTTGTTGACGCGTTTGATCGCTTCGCCAATGAAGGTCTCGACGTCGGCCGAGTGTTGACGGATCGGGGCGAGCAGGGCTTCGGCGGCGATCTTTTCCGGGCCTTCGATGGCCATGCTGTCGCGGAACGTCGGGCCCTTGATCTTGGTTTTTTCAGCGGTGTAACGCTTGGTCAGCACCAGACGGTAATAAAGGGTCTGGTTGCCCTTGGCCCGGCGTGCCGACCACGTGACCTTGCGGTTGCCGTCGACCCGGTTGACCGCCACGCCGTAATTGTTGGAGATAAAGCTTTCATTGAGGCTGACGTAATCGCGGCTAAGGGGCGGCACGAACATCTGGATCTTCACCGGATCCTTGGTGCTGGCGACGAACTCGACCTTGGCGTCGATGTTCCACAAGTCGTCGGTGGCGTCTTCGGTCACCGGAATGCCGAGCACGAAAATCTGATAGGCCGTAACCGAAACGCCCAGCAACACCAGGATGGTGATCAAGACTTTCAGGTGGAAGGTTAGAGAACGCATGGAAATTACTCGGCGGTATGAGCGGCGATGGTGCAGGCGGGTTTGCCGGCAGCGTATTTAAGACTGGGATCGACCAGCGCATCGAAGCGTTTCAGCGCCTCGGAGCCAATCAAAAGCGGGTATTGGAACGCACTACGGTCGGTCAGGTTCACTTCGATGCTGCGCATTGCCGAACCCATGCAGATGTCCAGCTCGATCACCGGGCGGGCGGTGTACTTCTTGCCTTCTTCCGGGTCGTAGTCGCCGGCGCGGCGCTTGATCTTGCTGACCCGGGCCAGCGGCCGTTCGATCGGGTGCGAATGCGCGGCGTCGATGGCCAGGTAGAAACGTACCCAGGACTCGCCGTTGCGCTTGAAGCGTTTAATGTCGCGGGCGCTCAGGGAGGCGGTTTTCGCCCCGGTGTCGAGTTTCGCCGCCACTTCCAGGTTGATCCCGTCGAGGGCAGCGTATTCGTTGAGGCCGTACACGGTCTTTTCCCCCGCCGCAGCAAGGCCGGGCAGGCAAAACAATGCAAAGAATGTGGGGAAGGGCTTGAGTCTCATAAATCCTGGCGAGCAGCGTTCCGTTTCTCGGTTCAGGGCCATGGCATCAGGAAATCCTGTCTGCCCATGCGCCTTCGTGTGCCTATCAGCTTTTTATGACAAGCCGTGCAAATGACTCGCAAATGCGGGCGGCATTCTAGCACGGTGGTTTTATGGCGCCAGCGCCGGGACCGGTCTATAACCCTTGGGGTTGATTTGAAGGCTTGTTAGACGATTGTCGACAATCTCGATTTATCCTTTGACTGATGCGGGTTGATTCGCTAGTTTTTGCCGCATTGGATTTGAAGGTGTCGACAATATGCTGGATCAACTCGATCCCCCGGTGATCAATGGCGACGACTCCGAGACGCTCTCGGAAAACGTCTTCCGGCGCATTCAGGCGGCCATCGTCAAAGGTGAGATCGCTCCGGGCAGCAAGATCTCCGAGCCGGAACTGGCGCGCACCTATGGCATCAGCCGTGGGCCGCTGCGCGAAGCGATCCATCGTCTGGAAGGCCAGCGTCTGCTGGTGCGCGTACCGCACGTCGGTGCGCGGGTGGTGTCGCTCAGCCATGCCGAATTGCTCGAACTCTACGAAATCCGCGAATCCCTCGAAGGCATGGCCTGCCGTCTGGCGGCCGAACGCATGAGCGTCGAAGAAATCGACGAACTGCGCCGGGTGCTGGAAACCCATGAGCGCGACGCGGCGTTTCAGGCCGGCGTCGGTTACTACCAGCAGGAAGGCGACTTCGACTTCCACTACCGGATCATCCAGGGCAGCGGCAACCGCACCCTCACGCAAATGCTCTGCGGCGAGCTCTACCAGCTGGTGCGCATGTACCGCATCCAGTTTTCCACCACGCCCAACCGCCCGCGCCAGGCCTTTGCCGAACACCACCGGATTCTCGATGCCATCGCCGACCGTGACGGCGAGCTCGCGGAATTGTTGATGCGCCGTCACATCGGCGCCTCGAAACGCAACATCGCCCGTCACTACCAGGACGGCGCCGACAATAAGACAGCCACTGAACGAGGTGAGTCATGAGTTCCAACAAGAGCACCCCAGGCCAGCGTTTCCGCGATGCGGTCGCCAGCGAACATCCGCTGCAAGTGGTCGGGGCGATCAACGCCAACCACGCGCTGCTGGCCAAGCGCGCCGGTTTCAAGGCGATTTACCTGTCGGGTGGCGGGGTGGCTGCCGGCTCCCTCGGCGTACCGGACCTGGGCATCACCGGCCTGGATGACGTACTGACCGACGTGCGCCGCATCACCGATGTCTGCGACCTGCCGCTGCTGGTAGACGTGGACACCGGTTTCGGCGCCTCGGCGTTCAACGTGGCCCGCACCGTGAAGTCGATGATCAAGTTCGGCGCGGCGGCGATTCACATCGAAGACCAGGTCGGCGCCAAGCGCTGCGGCCACCGCCCCAATAAAGAGATCGTGACCCAGCAGGAAATGGTCGACCGCAT
Protein-coding sequences here:
- a CDS encoding NCS1 family nucleobase:cation symporter-1, giving the protein MRTSLSNNNIALNLPASSTLDHSAPGDGITEPLQLSPRLHNSDLAPTRVEGRRWGKYSIFALWTNDVHNIANYSFAIGLYALGLGGWQILLSLGIGAALVYFFMNLSGYMGQKTGVPFPVISRISFGIHGAQIPALIRAVIAIAWFGIQTYLASVVFRVLLTAIHPGFADYDHNSILGLSSLGWVCFVAIWFVQLAILAYGMEMVRRYEAFAGPVILLTVACLAAWMYTQANATIAWSIREPLTGGEMWRNIFAGGALWLAIYGTLILNFCDFARSSPCRKTIKVGNFWGLPVNILVFAGITVLLCGAQFQINGRIIESPTEIIASIPNTFFLVLGCLAFLIVTVAVNIMANFVAPAFVLSNLAPKYLTFRRAGLISATIAVLILPWNLYNSPLVIVYFLSGLGALLGPLYGVIMVDYWLIRKGRIHVPQLYSESPNGAYYYSRGVNLRAVAAFIPAALIAIVLALVPGFHNVSPFSWLIGAGIAGMLYLIIAKRQPHYADVDGEAIAVDNVSH
- the thrH gene encoding bifunctional phosphoserine phosphatase/homoserine phosphotransferase ThrH, whose translation is MEIACLDLEGVLVPEIWIAFAEKTGIESLKATTRDIPDYDVLMKQRLRILDEHGLKLSDIQEVIATLKPLDGAAEFVNWLRERFQVVILSDTFYEFSQPLMRQLGFPTLLCHRLITDDTGRVTSYQLRQKDPKRQSVLAFKSLYYRVIAAGDSYNDTSMLGEADAGILFHAPDNVIREFPQFPAVHTFAELKQEFLKASNRDLTL
- a CDS encoding alpha-L-glutamate ligase-like protein → MFGFWKTWKALEARGIMGINRRNADYVLKYNKRSLYPIVDDKIITKERAIKAGIHVPELYGVISTEKEIDKLGEIIGGRNDFVIKPAQGAGGDGIIVVADRFEGRYRTVSGKIIAHEELEHHISSILTGLYSLGGHRDRALIEYRVTPDQIFKSISYEGVPDIRIIVLMGYPVMAMLRLPTRQSGGKANLHQGAIGVGVDLATGLTLRGTWLNNIITKHPDTTNAVDSVQLPYWDGFMKLAAGCYELCGLGYIGVDMVLDQEKGPLILELNARPGLNIQIANDCGLTLRTHAVEAHLEELKARGVTESVEERVAFAQELFGHVPAVEG
- a CDS encoding ATP-dependent zinc protease, with the protein product MRLKPFPTFFALFCLPGLAAAGEKTVYGLNEYAALDGINLEVAAKLDTGAKTASLSARDIKRFKRNGESWVRFYLAIDAAHSHPIERPLARVSKIKRRAGDYDPEEGKKYTARPVIELDICMGSAMRSIEVNLTDRSAFQYPLLIGSEALKRFDALVDPSLKYAAGKPACTIAAHTAE
- a CDS encoding inactive transglutaminase family protein, producing MRSLTFHLKVLITILVLLGVSVTAYQIFVLGIPVTEDATDDLWNIDAKVEFVASTKDPVKIQMFVPPLSRDYVSLNESFISNNYGVAVNRVDGNRKVTWSARRAKGNQTLYYRLVLTKRYTAEKTKIKGPTFRDSMAIEGPEKIAAEALLAPIRQHSADVETFIGEAIKRVNNVNDDNVKLLLAGDPSTPHKAKIVELLLSIAHVPVEKVHTIRLVADQPQTPELWLRSFNGTDWLYFNPETGEQGLPTDRLLWWSGDENLITVDGGKKANVTFSLNNSEMNAIRLAKLTDENTDANFLEYSLYGLPLQTQQTFMIMVMIPIGVLVILILRNLIGLQTLGTFTPVLIALAFRETQLGFGILLFTVITALGLSLRSYLEHLKLQMLPRLSVVLTFVVVLIAAISLFSHKLGLERGLSVALFPMVILTMTIERLSITWEERGASHAMKVAIGTLFAASLAHLIMTVPELVYFVFTFPAILLILVGFMLAMGRYRGYRLTELVRFKAFLKKADG
- a CDS encoding phosphoadenylyl-sulfate reductase, translated to MSPTFDVVELATTYANKSAQDILKLAFAEFGDDLWISFSGAEDVVLVDMAWKLNKNVKVFSLDTGRLHPETYRFIDQVREHYKIDIELISPDYTKLEPFVKEKGLFSFYKDGHGECCGIRKIEPLRRKLSGVKAWATGQRRDQSPGTRSAVAVMEIDTAFSTPERTLYKFNPLAQMTSEEIWGYIRMLELPYNSLHERGFISIGCEPCTRPVLPNQHEREGRWWWEEATQKECGLHAGNIISKG
- a CDS encoding GntR family transcriptional regulator, translated to MDQLDPPVINGDDSETLSENVFRRIQAAIVKGEIAPGSKISEPELARTYGISRGPLREAIHRLEGQRLLVRVPHVGARVVSLSHAELLELYEIRESLEGMACRLAAERMSVEEIDELRRVLETHERDAAFQAGVGYYQQEGDFDFHYRIIQGSGNRTLTQMLCGELYQLVRMYRIQFSTTPNRPRQAFAEHHRILDAIADRDGELAELLMRRHIGASKRNIARHYQDGADNKTATERGES
- the pabB gene encoding aminodeoxychorismate synthase component I, coding for MLTCSVHPLPYRANPADYFAAVRHAPGAVLLDSGRPSADRGRYDLLSAWPLEQLAVLPDERGDHFLQRLRDNLTRLGEAQLPDGYELPFAGGLIGYLSYDFGRHLENLPSQARDDLQLPDARFGLYDWALISDHQSATSQLVFHPSVSASEKQRLIDVFSQPASTALTPFKLNNPMAADLSADEYRQAFERIQHYIQAGDCYQVNFAQRFRAPCQGDPWLAYCKLREACPTPFSGFQSLPDGNAVLSLSPERFVKVSQRQVETRPIKGTRPRGATPAEDAANAAELLASPKDRAENLMIVDLLRNDLGRTCRIGSVRVPELFSLESYPNVHHLVSSVTGELAEDRDALDLIAGSFPGGSITGAPKIRAMQIIDELEPTRRGLYCGSLLYLDVRGEMDSSIAIRSLLVKDGQVCCWGGGGIVADSDWQAEYQESITKVRVLLETLQNL